DNA sequence from the Malus domestica chromosome 06, GDT2T_hap1 genome:
GGGAATAAGGAAACAAATTTGGTCGGCAATGGtgactctctttttcttttctttttttttgggggggggggggggggggggtgggggggggtgggggggtggAGAGGGAGTAAGGTGGTTGAAGGCCCTCAACCATCAGAGCTGCATGGCCCCGccacaaaaattttaaatcataaCAGCATAAGTTTGTTTCACATTAAGTTAATTCTATAATCTAAAACTTCATTGATTCACTTGGTGCACACACCAAAAAGAAAGATGACTATGTTGATACTGACATTGGTCATAACGAGTTCAAGTTTCAATAATGTGCACATCCTGAGATTACAGATCAAGGGAAGAAGGCATAGCGAGTTGAGGCTCAATGAACAATTACAAGGTTCGAGCGAAGTACTCACATGATTCAATGGTCTGCTTCGCAAATGATTCCATAAACTCCTTCGTACTGAGTGGTGTATATCTACAACCATATCAACCAAAGATAACAAATGAATgtaggaagacttggaaaatcaaaacactgaaaatttaaaagcatttgaGACATAGGCAGAGCCGTCAAACCATGCAACTGAATCTCAGTGCCCTTTATAAATAGCTATCTTTCGTTACTAGCAGCTAGTTAATCGTAATGAACATGCAACTACAAAATGGTAGTAAGGAAATACCCGAGACCAACTGCAAGTTCTTGAGCCACTTTTTGGTTGATTTCAGTTGAATCCCCAACAATGTAAATTGATGCTCCTTTCAAAAGTTGCATGGATCCCGTTGTCAGAGACTCCCAGGACTCCATAATATCAGGCCATTTCAATTCGGGATCGTGCTTTTTCAAGTTTACGACTAGCTGATCATCATCGATATACCTGCCCGTAACAAGAACAACCCATCTAAACATGACCCGAAAGACTACAGTGTATATAAATTTGGCTTACTTTTAGCTATGACAATTGTACTCTTCACCAAATCTCACTTTATAGAGTTTACAGGGTAAAGTGAAACAATATATACAGTGCAAGTGCAAGGGGTAAAGCGAGATTTGGTGAAGAGTACAAGTGTCATAGCTAAAAACAAGCCTATAAATTTAACATTGCTTTTAGTTTCACAAACCATATTGTTTCAGAAGGCTTTATTTTATCAAAGAGATGATTAGTTTCCACAAGTGTGATAAGAGACCCAGAATGCTGTACTTTTATTGTCAATGAGGTGCCATCTGCATCCACAAATATATCTCTCGAGTTTTCGAAATTTCGACCCCCGAGTTGTAATCTCAACTCCACCTCAGAAGAAGCATCAACAAACTGCATTAAATTCGAATTAGGCAAAACAAAATCCAACCCACACAGACAGTGACAGAGAAGAGAAGCACAGGAAGGGAGAGAGCACCTCGTAGTCCTCGACGGCGGCGGggacggaggaggaggaggagacgaGAGTGGAGGTCTGTAAAGGGCGCCGAGTTTTGGTCGGAGTTGGGAAGGAAAGGTGGGTGGGTGTGAGTGAGATAGGCCTCCTCCATTGTGGTTTGCAGAGGTTCCGGTAATTGTTGAATGGGTTTTGCGAGAAACTGATAGCCATGACGGAATTCATGGCGGAAATTGCAGTGGccaccttttgggttttggttaaaGGAAAACGGAGAGCTTTGCAGCCTTGGATAAGAAGGCCGCGGATGCCGTTGTTTTGTGATTCACCGTGCTACTGCTACTGCTGAACGGCCTGTCGTTTCGGCAGGAGTGCTGCAGCTTTGTCGTCTCGCATCTTACGGCCAGGATTATTTTGAGTTTGGATGAATTACTAATTGTCCGAGTGAAAATTAAGTcattaaactatttttttaataaaaaatctatcatttaattataaaaatttgtcAATTACATCTCTAATATTAGATTCGAAactattatatttaatttttcgtTAATTTAAGTCATATTATTTGCACGTGATACACATTGGATGGTAGATtgataattttaataaaaaaataatgcatGAAATTAACTTTAAAGGGTAAATTAGGCATTAGAtcgcaacctatatgaaatgttaagggtTTATAGGTGAGAAAATGGTGGTGTTATactctaaagtgtgtcaagtgacataagttgacgaaaaattggataaaatagctttgaatataacAGTATggatgaaattatatttttaatgaatttagggacttattttacccaaaaaaataagggtaaattacatagtagcccctcaggtttgagatctattacaactccatacaacatttttaaaacatttcactttcatacctaacgtactattttatttcaaaataatacatctgttacattttcctttcattgatccgttaagtgctgacgtggctgccaaatgtgtgtcacgtggcaaaaataataattttttaatttaaaaaaaaaacaaaaaaagcgaAAGCTGAACCCACAACCCCCACCCACccaacctgcaacccagaagaagaagatgaggagaggaaaaaaaaaactcatattCATCTTCCCCGACCCCCTTCCTTGCTACCCacccctttcttccccctctTGTCTTCCCCAAACCCACTGTGCACCCCATCCTCCATGTCACGCCCCGCCCCCGAAATATATGTTTTCGTGAGTTAATTATAGTAGGCCCAACTTAGAATCATAGTTAATTTATTTCCATTAATCACATTCCTCTAAGTCAATAATTAGAATTCCTACAATCTATCCATACTTTCTTAAATGTCAAAACATAtctttaaattaacatttgaatTCACTATCATTGGTCAGTATTCTCCAAATAATTTCCTTCATCCCACGTAATCCATAACCATTAATCATATATCAAAACATACAATTTCACTTCCTATTTAGAAGCATTTCTTTCTCTTAGAAGCATAAAAACACAATGTCGACTCCCTGACCGTGTGCCGCCTCACCTGCAGCCGCTAGTGGCAGTCGGCCGCCCTGACTCGTTGGAAAAtttaactatttctaaaaatgttcaaaaattacagaaatgaagatctcaaagagtagagtaaactttatacatgtggccaagtccaatttggcctgcAAAGACTCCAATTTGCCTTGAACCCGCCGGAAACCTTATAAATGGGTGACTTGGATCCTTCATCTCAGGTGTTCTGCCGCCCCTttagttgtttgggctttgttttaGACATCTAGGGGAGGGTTTTAGTGgaagaaattgtatgaaataATTTCACAATTTATGGATTTTGGGTAAAGTCTCCCGCGGCACCCATTAGGATTTTTGTACCAAAATACCATCAAATTCCCTCAAATTTTTTGTGGAACAGGAAGAGAGTGTTGGAGATATGccttgaaagtcaatctttggaagaaacctttcaagacaatgtctatatgtatggaaaactctaatacatcaaaaggcaaagtcactcattaggactatctcaataaacgatatacgtCCTAAAGAGTGAATCCAtagacaatggatcgatggaagaagtaatctaatgatgttagactgcaGAGACCTTAttcacataaccataatgtccaaaaaggttcttggtcataggattgtcggagggacactgacaatacatagaccagtacatactatgtccccttccaATGGGaatgatggaaagtctcatgccaTTCGTGTAGtaacactaagacaagtatgtaggtgctcattatgggaatgagttcactgaacacaatcaaacgagagtacttgcatggaggtctactcacatgtcaagcaagtaactctactggttggaataatgtaagtaatcctttgacctgagacatcatagtcgtcttggggatacgttgctgatcatttgataatgagacgtgacAACATCTTATCTTggatgtgttctatgcattgttggggtcagtgatttattctcagaatcatgtgaatgatcaacaagggatctctaatccttgttatgagaggatgaatactctaagatatgattcaggaatcttcggttgaagtatcgagcgtaatgatGGAaaacgttcctatacgactcaatagaatcatataacttgatataatcacattaggggtttgacattaaaTATCCATACTCTAGTAATATGAttgtgagtattgtattagagaatgatcgaattgcattgtaattccaattgaatagattctccgaacaaattctacattagcttgggtagccatgatatatggttagatatCACTCATGGCTTAtgggttcttctagatgattaaataagtagtcatcaaagaagaaggagaattgaaagtaagttttaattcactaagtgattggattaatacAAATCAATTGGATttgtgccaatcacctcactgccttactaattagaacctaaaatgattgtacaccgaaacACTCTTGCGGTGAAACAACTAAAGGATGATGgaataaattaattggattaattaagtgttatgattaattagaaagtctaaagaaatcatagaagtgatgaaagatcgttttggacctaaagaaaagttcgggttaatATGGGCCtattaagcccaaacccattgggccttTATTTAAGCATATGATGACTTGAattgataaaagcccaaagcccaaacaacacaaaaggGGTCGgccaaaaagagagagagagtcaagtggttgactcacttctttgacatttataaaggaagtttagtgaaaaagtttcattagggttttgtgtgttctttttcacaaaagagaaaaacaagtctctctctctacacacttATAGCCGGCCACCAAGAAGAGGGAAAACtaatcatctctcctcattttggttattccattatccatctcactacactagtaggtatggatctttagaggtcttttACTTTAGAGACTAGAGGAGAATCAAAAGAGCTCTAAATCTatcaaggtggaggaagcaagaagggaggctagactcaaggagttccaagaacaaagagcttggaggtggtccattcTTGGTCTcaaatctagatcaagaggtataaaactatactttcactttgttcttcaattttgttagatgcatcatatatgaacctatgcttcttgaaggagATTTGCATgattaaagctttgatattatgaTTCCGTTGCAAATGTATATaagttttgaattgtatatgcatgctagtcactagaaatctcacataaatctcattatttcccttcagaGAGAGGGCCAAGGTGATGATTGAGAGTGGTTTATAGGTCCAATTCGTAAAAAAATTGGACGAAAAATGGCGAGGAACCGCCAGCTTGTACAGTCGAGTCACACGGGTAATCTCGATCCCCCGTgtctctttctctcctttctcctcCTGGTTCCTTCTCCCTATTGGTCCCTCCCTCCCAActccttcatcttcttttcttttaatcaCAACCAtccataatttatttttctcttcaatcacagccacacacgtggcacaaCTTATGGCTCCAGATTTATAGAGCcttctaaataaaaataaaattaccaaaataaccctgattttaaacattaataactatttcgttataactccgtttcacgaacggtttgcgCCTACTTGTTCGTGTGATCGGgctctattcaaaaatataaattgtgacctcaaaaggtctacggattttaaataattaattcccAAATTCCAAACTTCataactaaattaatttaagactaaactcaataaattaatataaattctcgaTTCTTTCCACATATTCCTGATGATGAATATGTaattcatgtatttaaagtttTCAGGGTGTTACACTCCACCTCCTCCACACCCACTACCTCCAAtccagaaaataaaagaaaagaaaaaaaaactcatctccCTTTCCCTGCAACCAATgactaaaatatcgataatatcggcgatatatcgccgatattatcgtttttcagATACACTGATATTTTCCCACGTATCTGTCTCATTATCATCAAAATATCATGATATATTCGATATCATCGAAAAAGTCGTCATGGCTCCGTCGTCGGAAAGGCAGCCGAAGCTGCGTCATCCCAGCTGCCCAGATATCTCTCTACAATCCAGGCTCAAACCCAAGATCTGCACTTCAACGACGCCGATTCCCCCGCCGTTGTCGAAGTCGCGGTGAAAGAGCTCACAGAACAAATAGCAATTGTAGATCATGAACCCGTGGTCTGTCCCCACGGCGAAGCAGCCGTGGTCTTGGTTGAAGCAGACGTGGAACAGAGACGGAGGCAAGTGCGGCGCCGACGGGGCAGGCTCCCGGGGGAGGAGGAGAATGGGTGGTTGTTGTGGAGGTTGAGGTTGGGGTTTGGGGGCGATTGGGGGTCGTGATGGTCGTCGCTGAAGTCAACGACAGAGGTGGGGTTATTGTCGGTGGGATCGGTGAGGAAGGTGGAGAAGGATCAAGAGAACTTGCCGAAGAGTTCCTGGGTTCGCTGATGAGGCGGAAGACGCAGACGAGGAGGAAGGCGATGGATGAGGAGAAGGCCatgtgggagaaggatcgagaaaggtttttgtgcgtgtgtgtgggagaagagagaagagagaaggatcgagaattcgagagatctgtgtgtgtgtttgtgggagaagggagatggagaagagagaaggatccaTAGACGACTGACgtctctgtgtgcgtgtgttgttgtgtgtgtgtggtgtgcgtgtgtggtggcgtgtgtgatccctgtgtgtgcgtgtgtgtgtgtgtcggtggcgtgtgtgtgtgtgtgtgtaggtggTGTGTGACAGtgtgagaaaagaaaagcatCTAAATAATTCAACTTTTACAGCTTTTAGGAATGGTACAATTTTTGACAAGACAAAAATAAGTGGTTT
Encoded proteins:
- the LOC103413612 gene encoding probable inactive shikimate kinase like 2, chloroplastic produces the protein MNSVMAISFSQNPFNNYRNLCKPQWRRPISLTPTHLSFPTPTKTRRPLQTSTLVSSSSSVPAAVEDYEFVDASSEVELRLQLGGRNFENSRDIFVDADGTSLTIKVQHSGSLITLVETNHLFDKIKPSETIWYIDDDQLVVNLKKHDPELKWPDIMESWESLTTGSMQLLKGASIYIVGDSTEINQKVAQELAVGLGYTPLSTKEFMESFAKQTIESWLLAEGSDSVAEAESAVLQSLSSHVRAVVATLGGQHGAARRADKWRHLYAGFTVWVSQTEATDEDSAKEEARSHIKDGSLAYSNADVVVKLQGWDAVHAKSVAQGCLSALKQLILSDKKLPSKKSLYIRLGCRGDWPNIKPPGWDPSAGDDVSPNGL